From a single Metopolophium dirhodum isolate CAU chromosome 6, ASM1992520v1, whole genome shotgun sequence genomic region:
- the LOC132946783 gene encoding kelch-like protein 2, producing MENTNLIPESRKCKPVKLFKKSSFIDKYEGLQSLRNGEILCDIKLETDDNKIITAHFVVLSAASPYFHAMFTNFAERNHDLVEMRHIDYSALLLLVNFIYTGQIVVTEEKVQDLLPAADLLQFQGVKEACCDFLQSQLCPTNCISINNIADIHSCTKLLTSSEIYIHQHFSYEI from the exons ATGGAAAATACAAATCTAATACCAGAATCAAGAAAATGCAAACCAgtcaaattgtttaaaaaatcatcTTTCATTGATAAATATGAAGGTTTGCAATCCTTACGCAA tggtGAGATTCTTTGTGATATTAAACTGGAAACGgatgataacaaaataataactgcaCATTTCGTGGTTTTATCAGCGGCTAGTCCATATTTCCATGCTATGTTCACAAATTTTGCAGAAAGGAATCATGATCTTGTGGAAATGAGACACATAGATTATTCCGCTTTACTGCTCTTAGTAAACTTCATTTACACAGGACAAATCGTGGTTACTGAAGAAAAAGTCCAG GATTTATTACCGGCTGCAGATCTCTTGCAGTTCCAAGGAGTAAAAGAGGCTTGTTGTGATTTCTTACAGTCACAGCTCTGTCCTACAAATTGTATCAGCATTAACAATATTGCTGATATACATAGCTGTACGAAATTGTTAACAAGTTCAGAAATATATATTCATCAACACTTTTCGtacgaaatttaa